In Juglans microcarpa x Juglans regia isolate MS1-56 chromosome 4S, Jm3101_v1.0, whole genome shotgun sequence, a single window of DNA contains:
- the LOC121262943 gene encoding tubulin beta-1 chain, whose product MREILHIQGGQCGNQIGSKFWEVICDEHGVDPTGQYKGDGSSSDLQLERINVYYNEASGGRYVPRAVLMDLEPGTMDSIRSGPYGQIFRPDNFVFGQSGAGNNWAKGHYTEGAELIDAVLDVVRKEAENCDCLQGFQVCHSLGGGTGSGMGTLLISKIREEYPDRMMLTFSVFPSPKVSDTVVEPYNATLSVHQLVENADECMVLDNEALYDICFRTLKLSTPSFGDLNHLISATMSGVTCCLRFPGQLNSDLRKLAVNLIPFPRLHFFMVGFAPLTSRGSQQYISLTVPELTQQMWDSKNMMCAADPRHGRYLTASAMFRGKMSTKEVDEQMINVQNKNSSYFVEWIPNNVKSSVCDIPPTGLKMASTFIGNSTSIQEMFRRVSEQFTAMFRRKAFLHWYTGEGMDEMEFTEAESNMNDLVAEYQQYQDATADDEGEYEEGEEEAYEG is encoded by the exons ATGAGGGAGATCCTGCACATTCAAGGAGGCCAATGTGGGAACCAAATCGGTTCCAAGTTCTGGGAGGTGATCTGCGACGAGCACGGGGTCGATCCGACGGGGCAGTACAAGGGCGACGGTTCTTCATCGGATCTTCAACTGGAGCGGATCAATGTTTATTACAACGAGGCTTCTGGCGGGAGGTACGTCCCCAGGGCGGTGCTCATGGATCTTGAACCGGGCACCATGGACAGCATCAGATCGGGCCCCTACGGCCAGATCTTTCGCCCCGATAACTTCGTGTTCGGCCAGTCCGGTGCGGGCAACAACTGGGCCAAAGGTCATTATACTGAGGGAGCGGAGTTGATCGATGCCGTCCTTGATGTCGTCCGCAAGGAGGCTGAGAACTGCGATTGCCTGCAAG GGTTTCAGGTATGTCACTCGCTTGGAGGAGGCACCGGGTCTGGCATGGGAACCCTCCTGATCTCGAAGATTAGAGAGGAATACCCAGACAGGATGATGCTCACGTTCTCTGTTTTCCCTTCTCCAAAAGTCTCTGACACGGTTGTGGAGCCATACAATGCCACCCTCTCAGTTCACCAGTTGGTGGAGAATGCTGATGAATGCATGGTTCTTGACAACGAAGCACTTTATGACATTTGCTTCAGGACCCTAAAACTCAGCACTCCAAGCT TTGGTGACCTTAACCATTTGATCTCTGCAACTATGAGTGGGGTAACATGTTGCCTGAGGTTCCCTGGCCAGCTGAACTCTGACCTCCGGAAGCTGGCCGTTAATCTAATCCCCTTCCCACGTCTTCATTTCTTCATGGTGGGGTTTGCACCACTCACCTCTCGTGGGTCCCAGCAGTACATCTCCCTCACTGTCCCAGAGCTGACTCAGCAAATGTGGGATTCCAAGAACATGATGTGTGCCGCTGACCCCCGACATGGCCGCTACCTGACAGCCTCGGCAATGTTCAGGGGAAAGATGAGCACCAAAGAGGTGGATGAACAGATGATAAATGTGCAGAACAAGAATTCATCATACTTTGTGGAGTGGATTCCCAACAACGTAAAGTCAAGTGTGTGTGACATTCCACCGACGGGTCTGAAGATGGCATCCACTTTTATTGGGAACTCCACATCAATCCAGGAGATGTTCAGGAGGGTGAGCGAGCAGTTCACGGCCATGTTCCGCCGCAAGGCCTTCTTGCATTGGTATACTGGGGAAGGTATGGATGAGATGGAGTTCACGGAGGCGGAGAGCAACATGAATGATTTGGTGGCTGAGTACCAGCAGTACCAGGACGCAACGGCCGACGATGAGGGTGAGTACGaggaaggggaagaagaagCTTATGAAGGTTAA
- the LOC121263076 gene encoding uncharacterized protein LOC121263076: protein MMQRSEDAPLDEFTADEIEAADILFHLPQLFFESESCLRFPSWGARRKRSLGVPIQSFLCFGLVLSPDSPSSEFRRETEVGAVVPKCQKKGQPAVKAEASSPATPLAFMRSSESEEKPEQSLKRKVLRPKRKREDWLEIIDELTQHRDSLNEERKYLRLHCTHLRASNLEMKAKLSLGPISKTVDSLGTENQDKDRTVRMHSTLSSSRGLGLVNNNVDPSPLPDLNLSLEETFAIDSSGPFDLNPINGKFSRVVAAQARQRRMQIYRAKKLRCR from the exons ATGATGCAACGGAGCGAGGACGCTCCGTTGGACGAGTTCACTGCTGATGAGATTGAGGCCGCCGACATCCTGTTCCATCTCCCTCAACTATTCTTTGAATCCGAGAGTTGCCTCAGATTTCCTTCATGGGGCGCCAGAAGAAAGAGATCTCTGGGGGTTCCGATTCAGTCTTTcctttgttttggtttggtGTTGTCGCCCGACTCGCCCTCATCTGAGTTTCGTCGCGAGACTGAGGTTGGTGCTGTGGTTCCTAAATGTCAGAAGAAAGGTCAACCGGCAGTCAAGGCCGAGGCTTCAAGCCCTGCGACCCCTCTTGCGTTCATGCGCAGCAGCGAGTCTGAAGAGAAGCCGGAGCAGTCCTTGAAAAGAAAAGTACTGCGTCCTAAGAGG AAAAGAGAGGATTGGCTGGAGATTATCGATGAGTTAACTCAACACAGGGATTCGCTAAACGAG GAGAGAAAATATCTGAGGCTGCATTGCACCCACTTGAGAGCTTCCAATTTGGAGATGAAGGCAAAG TTAAGTCTGGGACCCATTTCGAAGACCGTCGATTCTCTCGGTACTGAAAATCAAGACAAGGATCGGACGGTGAGAATGCACTCCACGTTGTCATCTAGCCGTGGACTTGGCTTGGTTAACAACAATGTTGATCCATCTCCTCTTCCCGATCTCAACCTATCTTTAGAGGAGACGTTTGCGATTGACTCATCCGGACCGTTTGATCTAAACCCGATCAACGGGAAATTCAGTAGGGTTGTGGCAGCTCAAGCCAGACAGAGAAGGATGCAGATCTACAGGGCCAAGAAACTCCGTTGCCGCTAA